One Patescibacteria group bacterium genomic window, TAACCAAAAACTAAATTTATTTAAATACATCTGGTAATTCTTTTGAGTATTATCTGATAAGCCTTCTTCCACTTCACAATAATCTAAAAAATCAGGAATATGCTTAATTATAGGTATATTTGATTTTTCCATATTTTTGACTTATTCTAGGGGAGCCCTCTTAATTGGCGCTTTACCATTATTGTCCGACATTCCCTATGTTCATACTAACGCTCTTCCCTAACCCCTGTCAAGTGGAAAAATCACAATAAAAAAGGACTCATGAAGAGCCCTGTTTTTTATAATAAATTGCAGTATCTTATAGGCCAAGTTTACTTAATTAAATCTTTAAAGCGTTGCCAGAGGGATTTGCCAACTTTTGGTATTTCTTGTTTCATTTCTTGTTTTTCTTTTTCAAATTCTTCCTGAATTTCTGGTTTTCTTCTTTCGACCTCTCTTCCTAAAAGAGAATAAATTTTTTGCCAAATAATTCGAAGCCAAGAAAAAATGTAAGATCGCAAGAAACTTCTAAACCAACCCAACATTCTTCCCCATACTACCAAAGCTTCTTGCCAAGGTTTTTTTAATGCTTGAGGAAAACCGATTAAAATCCTCTCCCCTAATGTTTTTGCTTCTTCAAAGGTCTCTGGCGCTTTTGGAGCAATTTCCTGGGCTGAAGAATAAGGAATGGCAGTAAATAGTAAAAAAGAGATTATTGAAAAAGTAAATAAATATTTCATAATTATATCAATATAGTTTGTTATAATAATTCCTTTGCCTTTTTTAGACGTTTTAGGGTTTTTTCTTTTCCTAAGATTTCGGCGATTTCAAAAGGACCGGCTGAGGTCTCTTTACCAGTTAGAGCCACTCTTAAGGGCCATAAAACCTTTCCTCTATCCCCTACTTTTTCTGCTTCAAGCATTAAAACATTTTCTAAAGTTTTTTTGTCCCAATCCCGCTCTTTTATTTCAGACAATATATTTACTAATTTGTCAAGAACGTCCTTAATTTCTTCATCGCTCATATCTTTCCATTTAAGAAGCTTTTTATCATAATCTAATTTATCCTTAAAAAAGAAATCAGTTAATTCAGTGATTTCTGAAAGTTTTTTTAATCTCTCCTGATAAATAGCAACAATTTTTTTAAGGTAATCAAAATTTATTTCTTCCTTTGTCTCAATAATTTTATAGGCCTGGGTAATACTTATTCCGCCATAAGCAGGCGGATACTGTTCTGACTTAAAAACTGGCTCTATTAATCCTTCCTGGATTAAATAAGGGATACATGATTCTGTTAATTTTTCTGGAGATTTTTGGCGGATGTAAAAGCCGTTTAGAAAATCTAATCTTTTAATATTGAAAACTGCTCCTCCTTTTTGAACTCTGGTAATTGAAAATTCTTTAATTAAGGAAGCCATTGAAAAAATTTCCCTTTCAGTTCCTGGATTCCAACCTAAGAAAGCTAAAAAATTAATCAAGGTTTCAGGCAAATAACCTTCTTTTCTATATTCTCCCATAGATACTGCTTTATGCCGTTTGCTTAATTTGCTTTTATCCGGGCCTAAAATTAAAGGTAAATGCCCAAATTCTGGTTGGGGAAAGCCAAGAGCTTCCTGTAAAAGAATCTGTTTTGGAGTGTTGGGCAAAAGGTCTTCCCCTCTAATTACATGGCTGATTTTCATTTCAAAATCATCTACTACCACAGCAAAATTATACAAAGGAGTAGTTAAATCTTTGGCAATTGATATGTCGCCTATTAAACTAGCGTCAAATTCTACTTTTCCCCGAATCATATCATTAAATGACACTTTTTTTACCGAGATTTTAAATCTAACGACAGATTGCTGTCCTTCGGCTAATTTCTTTTTAACTTCTTCTGAGGAAAGTTTGGAACATTTTCCATTATAACGAGGAGGCAATCCCCTACTCATTTGTTCCTGCCTTTTCGCTTCTAATTCTTCTTCTGAACAAAAACAATAATAGGCCTTCTCCTCTTTTAACAATTTCTCTAAATACTTTGCGTAAATATTTCCTCTCTCGCTTTGTCTATAAGGTCCTTCATCCCAGTCAATTCCCAGCCACTTTAAATTTTCAATGATATCTTTTTCAAATTTAGGGTCAGACCTTTCAACATTAGTATCCTCAATTCTTAAGATAAAACTCCCTTGATTTTTTTTAGCAAAAAGATAATTAAAAAGGGCAGTTCTGGCACTGCCAATGTGAAGAAAACCAGTTGGGGAAGGGGCAAATCTTGTTCGAACTTCCCCTGGTTTAATAAATTTAAATTTGTCACCTGGGTTGTTGACAATTGCCATATTTTAAGTATTGTAGATGCTCTACATAATTGTGTGTTCAGTCAAAGAAGAAAAATAAATTTTTCTTCTTTTTCTTCACTTGCAATTATAGCACATTATTTACTGAAATACCATTTCAATATTTCTTTTGCAACTGGTAAAGCAACTGCCTGAACGTCTTTAACGTTTTCAACCATAATTGTTAGCACGATTTGTGGGTCATCGTAGGGGGCGAAAACAGTTATCCAGTTGTGGTAATAGCTAGGTCTTGGGGTTTGGGCAGTTCCAGTTTTGGCAGCTGCTGAAACTGGTAAAGAATTTAATAAAACAGATGAGGCATAAGGGCTGTTTTCTCCGGTTACTGCTCTTCTCATTCCTTGTCTAACAATCTCAAGGTTTTCTGGATTAATGAAATCCTCTTTTAAAATCTCGGATTTAATTTCTTCAATTAGATTTTTCTCGCTATCCACAATCTCCTTAACAACTTTGGGCTTATAAAGTGTCCCCCCATTAGCTATAGCTGCAAAAGCATTAGCTACCTGAAGTGGAGTAACTTTAATGTCACCTTGACCGATAGAAAGATTATAAGTATCACCATCCCACCAAGGCTCTTTTTTAACCTCTTTTTTCCACTCAGGAAAAGGAATTAATCCTTTAACTTCTCCAGAAAGGTCAATTTCGGTTTTATCCCCCCAGCCAAAAAGCTCAAGATATTTTTTAATTCTTGAAGGACCTAATCCTTCCTGGTCTTTATAGCCTCCCCCAACTGTGTAAAAATAGACATTACAAGATTCAGCAATTGCTTTTCTCATATCAGTCCACCCGTGTATTCTCCAGTCTTGTTTTACTGTAGTAACTTCTGGCTCATATCTATGAGGAATAGCAATTCCTCCCTTACAGTTTATTTTTTTTGAAGGCGATATTATTTCCTCTTCTAAGGCAGCTGAAGCAACCAGGGGCTTGATAGTGGAACCTGTCGGATATAAACCTGAAACTGCAAGGTTAAAAAGAGGTTCTCGGGGGTCTGCCAGAAGATTCGAAAGAGCTTCCTGGTCAGCTCCTTTGCTGAACAAATTATTATTATAACTGGGAATGCTGACTAAAGCTAATACTCCTCCGGTTTTTGGATTCAAAGCCACTCCCACTGCTTTTTCAGCTCCAATATCTTTAAGAATTCTTTTTAGCTCTTCTTCAATTTTTTTCTCTAATTCAGAATCTAACCATAAAATTAAGCTCTTTCCAGATTCTGGCAAAGAAATTATTTCTTTTGATAATAAGTTCCCGTAAACATCTCTCTCAATTCTGGTCTTCCCTGGATTTTTTCTCAGAGTCTCTTCATATGACTTTTCAAGACCGTCTCTGCCAACATAGTCAAAAACTGAATAAATCCCAGGGTTTTTCTCTAATTCTTTTGCGCTTATTTTCCCGGTATAACCAATCAAATGGGCAAAACTTAAATCTTCTATATAATACCTAATTGAATTTCGCTCAATTCGAAAACCAGAAAGTTCAGCAATCTTTGTCTCAAGTAAAATCAAGGTTTGGTGGTCAAGGTCTTTTGAAATTAGAACTTCTCGGTTTTGTTCTTCATTAATTTTCTTTTCCAAATCCTCAAGATTTTCCTCAACAATTTCAGAGACCTCTTTTAAAACCTTTATTTTTTCAAAATCTGAAGAAGGAAGTTTTCTTTTATCTAAGATTAAATCAAAACTTGGTTTATTGAAAACTAACTGCTCACCTTTGCTGTCGTAAATTACTCCCCGAGCTGCTCTAATTGAATGAATTATGAATTTATTTTCATTAGCCAAAGCTGAAAATTTTTTATTCTCCAAGACCTGAAATTGAAAAGTTTTAACGAAAAGAATAAAAAGTAGAACTACAGCAAAAATTAAAAACCCTTTAAGGATTTTTTTTGAAAGAGGAACTTCAAATTTTTTTTCTGAAATGCCAAGCTCTGCTTCTTTCTTCTGGGCAAGAGAATCCAGGAACACTTCTTGTGGTTCAATGTCCTTTTTGTTTTTAACTTTTTTCAATAAATGGAATCCGAACATATCTTTTGAAAACTAATTTTAGGAAAATCGCCAAGGCAAATGAGATTAAAATATAAAAACCAATAAAACGATTAGAGAATATATCTAAAAAGAGTCCTCCGATGAAAGCAGCATATAAACCAAAATAATTTTTTGATTTTTCAAAAAGATTCCAAAGAACCACTGAAATTAAAACAAGATTTGGGACAATCCCTAATATATTAAAATGAACCAAAAAACTGGTCTGGATTAAAACTAAAAAATAGAAAACAATTATTGAAATTAAAATTTTCTTAAACATTAAAATTCTAAAATAATAAAAAGGGTTTCTGTTTGTGAGATATCAAAAAATGGTTCAATTTCTGCTTGTTGAAAAGGCTCAACATCGCTTTTTTTGATTCCTTTGATTTTACCAACCAAAAGTCCTTTTGGAAAAATTCCTCCGAGAGCGCTGGTTACAACAATATCTCCTTGAGAGAGATTCTCTTCACGAGGGATAAGGTCAAATAAAATTCTAAAATCCTCCTGCCCTTTTACAACTCCAGAAATATCTTTTTCCTCTTTTTGGATTTTACCATTAAAAGAGCTTTCTTCGTTTGAAATAAGTATCACTTTTGAGAAATTTTTATAAATTTCACCGATTTTTCCTACTAGAACTTTTTGTTGAGTAATTACTGGCATATTTTTTGAAATACCATCTTCAGACCCCTTATCAATTAAAATAAAATCTTGGGAAATATCTTTGCTAATAATTTGAGTTAAAGCCAATTTAAACTCTTTTTGAAGCCCGATTTCTAATGCTTGTCTTAAAGTTTCATTTTCTTTTTTTAACTTTTGCAAAGTAATAATCTGAGAAATTAATTCTTGATTTTCAAGTCTAAGTTCATCTAATTCTTGTTTTAATATTTTTACTCGCACAATGCCTTCCAAAAAATCAGATGTTCTCTCCCCTGCTTTCCAAAGAACTTTCTGAATTGGCGCAGAAATATCATAAAAAAAACTTCTCACATCTCTCTGAAAAAAATTCAATAAAAAAACAAGCAAAACTACCACAACAACCGCCATCAAAACCTTGTTTTTCTTAAGAGAGAATTTCATATTATGTTCCATTTTACCCCAAACCAACCCAAAATAAAAGGGGTAGAATCCATTCTACCCCTCCCGACAAAAACAAGAATCTTTGCTTAAGTTGCGTTATAGATACAGAAAGAGCTTAATATTATGACCACTATAAGAGAGCTACCTACTTTCGCCCAAAAGGACTATCATCGGCCTTGGGAGATTTCACTTCTGTGTTCGAAATGGGAACAGGTGGAGCACTCCTAGTATAGCCCCCTTATAGTAGCCACAATGCTAAATAGTTACGATTATTAATTGTTAGCCAATCTGAAGGTAAAAATTAAATATGATTTATTAGTACTGCTCAGCTCAAGGCATTACTGCCCTTATACTTGCAGCCTATCAACCTCGTCATCTTCGAGGAATCTATGAATCCTAATCTTGTGGTGGGCTTCGCGCTTAGATGCTTTCAGCGCTTATCCCTTCCCGACATAGCTACCCAGCGATGCTCTTGGCAGAACAGCTGGTAGACCAGAGGTCAGTTCAGTCCGGTCCTCTCGTACTAGGACCAAATCCACTCAAGATTCGACGCCTGCGGTAGATAGGGACCAACCTGTCTCACGACGGTCTGAACCCAGCTCGCGTAACGCTTTAATTGGCGAACAGCCAAACCCTTGGGAGCGGTTCCACCCCCAGGATGCGTTGAGCCGACATCGAGGTCTCGAACAGGGCCGTTGATATGGACTCGCGGGCCCTACTAAGCTGTTATCCCCGGGGTAACTTTTGGCTGATGATCTTCGGATTTTCTATAAAAATCCGTCGGTTCACTAAGTTCTGGTTTCCCAACTGCGCGGTATATCCACCTTGCAGTAAAGCCGGCTTTTGGCTTTGCCCGATCACTCCGATTTCCATCCGGAGCTAGCCGACCTTTAAACGCCTCCATTACCTTTTAGGAGGCAAGTGCCCCACTTAAACTGTCCGTTAGAAACTGTATCCCGCTGAGCGGGGTTAGAATTAAGATTTTGAAAGAAAGGTGTTTCATTGACGACTCTACTCTGCCCGAAAGCAGAGCTTCAAAGTCTCCCTTCTACGCTACGCATCCAAAACCAAAACTCAATATCTAACTACAGTAAAGCTCCCGGGGTCTTTCCGTCTAGCCGCAGGTAACCGGCATCTTTACCGGTATTGCATTTTCACCGAGCTGCTCCTGGAGACAGTTCCCTAGTCGTGAAGCCTTTCATGCGGGCCGTAACTTACACGGCAAGAGACTACGCTACCTTTGGACGGTTATAGTTCATCTGTCTCCTTATATCGCTATAAAGTATGGACCATATCTTCACCCTTCACTTTTAGCTAAAAATGAAGGGGCTTGGCGTATGGCCTCTGAGGATTCTTTTAGTAAGAGTTAAGAATTTGCTTTTTGGAATATTTTCTTTTTCGACCTACAACAATTAAATCTCTTAATTTTAAGATTTCTTTCATGCCATCTCTTTCTAAATGTCTCTTTTGATTAATTATCTTAACAATTTTACAGAAAATTTCAAAAACTTTTTTCTTATTTTTTGATAAAAAAGAATAATTTTTGAAAAAAGGAATTAT contains:
- the mreD gene encoding rod shape-determining protein MreD is translated as MFKKILISIIVFYFLVLIQTSFLVHFNILGIVPNLVLISVVLWNLFEKSKNYFGLYAAFIGGLFLDIFSNRFIGFYILISFALAIFLKLVFKRYVRIPFIEKS
- the mreC gene encoding rod shape-determining protein MreC; translated protein: MKFSLKKNKVLMAVVVVVLLVFLLNFFQRDVRSFFYDISAPIQKVLWKAGERTSDFLEGIVRVKILKQELDELRLENQELISQIITLQKLKKENETLRQALEIGLQKEFKLALTQIISKDISQDFILIDKGSEDGISKNMPVITQQKVLVGKIGEIYKNFSKVILISNEESSFNGKIQKEEKDISGVVKGQEDFRILFDLIPREENLSQGDIVVTSALGGIFPKGLLVGKIKGIKKSDVEPFQQAEIEPFFDISQTETLFIILEF
- the mrdA gene encoding penicillin-binding protein 2; the protein is MFGFHLLKKVKNKKDIEPQEVFLDSLAQKKEAELGISEKKFEVPLSKKILKGFLIFAVVLLFILFVKTFQFQVLENKKFSALANENKFIIHSIRAARGVIYDSKGEQLVFNKPSFDLILDKRKLPSSDFEKIKVLKEVSEIVEENLEDLEKKINEEQNREVLISKDLDHQTLILLETKIAELSGFRIERNSIRYYIEDLSFAHLIGYTGKISAKELEKNPGIYSVFDYVGRDGLEKSYEETLRKNPGKTRIERDVYGNLLSKEIISLPESGKSLILWLDSELEKKIEEELKRILKDIGAEKAVGVALNPKTGGVLALVSIPSYNNNLFSKGADQEALSNLLADPREPLFNLAVSGLYPTGSTIKPLVASAALEEEIISPSKKINCKGGIAIPHRYEPEVTTVKQDWRIHGWTDMRKAIAESCNVYFYTVGGGYKDQEGLGPSRIKKYLELFGWGDKTEIDLSGEVKGLIPFPEWKKEVKKEPWWDGDTYNLSIGQGDIKVTPLQVANAFAAIANGGTLYKPKVVKEIVDSEKNLIEEIKSEILKEDFINPENLEIVRQGMRRAVTGENSPYASSVLLNSLPVSAAAKTGTAQTPRPSYYHNWITVFAPYDDPQIVLTIMVENVKDVQAVALPVAKEILKWYFSK
- a CDS encoding glutamate--tRNA ligase; its protein translation is MAIVNNPGDKFKFIKPGEVRTRFAPSPTGFLHIGSARTALFNYLFAKKNQGSFILRIEDTNVERSDPKFEKDIIENLKWLGIDWDEGPYRQSERGNIYAKYLEKLLKEEKAYYCFCSEEELEAKRQEQMSRGLPPRYNGKCSKLSSEEVKKKLAEGQQSVVRFKISVKKVSFNDMIRGKVEFDASLIGDISIAKDLTTPLYNFAVVVDDFEMKISHVIRGEDLLPNTPKQILLQEALGFPQPEFGHLPLILGPDKSKLSKRHKAVSMGEYRKEGYLPETLINFLAFLGWNPGTEREIFSMASLIKEFSITRVQKGGAVFNIKRLDFLNGFYIRQKSPEKLTESCIPYLIQEGLIEPVFKSEQYPPAYGGISITQAYKIIETKEEINFDYLKKIVAIYQERLKKLSEITELTDFFFKDKLDYDKKLLKWKDMSDEEIKDVLDKLVNILSEIKERDWDKKTLENVLMLEAEKVGDRGKVLWPLRVALTGKETSAGPFEIAEILGKEKTLKRLKKAKELL